A genomic window from Triticum urartu cultivar G1812 chromosome 7, Tu2.1, whole genome shotgun sequence includes:
- the LOC125520424 gene encoding coiled-coil domain-containing protein 97, with translation MEPAEMDRIAARLSAVDGLYFPTAFLRASPPPPARKSALLDLLSRDAPLFLERYGAALRPDELAPFDALRDDYEVGWHLRRLRAAAAGEAPAPARVRNRRRAYLHRLVTQGDYFSEEAMREREPYLHHEYLGRFQDPFGRAMVRPGEKFSETLMRRAEEAVIVEKIRGEQIRRGVDPSEWVGGPVERPMMGQEEEEEEEEEEEEEEEEEENIGMEENTEAEVVAHDDNGGCTNETAGPPAGTFKPILSPEEMEDQLEQFTSVMQEKFLSGQDSEHMDYPQIDNDEMLDDHWSREANYDAEDKYFNED, from the exons ATGGAGCCCGCGGAGATGGACCGCATCGCCGCCCGGCTCTCCGCCGTGGACGGCCTCTACTTCCCCACGGCCTTCctccgcgcctcgccgccgccgccggcgcgcAAGTCGGCGCTCCTCGACCTCCTCTCCCGCGACGCGCCGCTCTTCCTCGAGCGGTACGGCGCCGCGCTGCGCCCGGACGAGCTGGCCCCCTTCGACGCGCTCCGGGACGACTACGAGGTGGGCTGGCACCTCCGCCGCCTGCGCGCCGCGGCCGCCGGGGAGGCCCCCGCCCCCGCGCGCGTGCGCAACCGGCGCCGCGCCTACCTCCACCGCCTGGTGACCCAGGGGGACTACTTCTCCGAGGAGGCGATGCGGGAGCGGGAGCCGTACCTGCACCACGAGTACCTCGGCAGGTTCCAGGACCCCTTCGGGCGGGCCATGGTGCGGCCCGGGGAGAAGTTCTCCGAGACGCTGATGCGGCGGGCAGAGGAGGCCGTCATCGTGGAGAAGATCCGCGGGGAGCAGATCAGGAGGGGTGTTGACCCCAGCGAGTGGGTCGGCGGCCCCGTTGAGCGGCCGATGATGGGgcaggaggaagaggaggaggaagaggaagaagaggaagaagaagaagaggaggaagagaacATCGGCATGGAGGAGAACACCGAGGCTGAG GTGGTTGCACACGACGATAACGGTGGTTGCACCAACGAGACTGCAGGCCCCCCTGCAGGGACTTTCAAGCCAATATTATCCCCTGAGGAGATGGAGGATCAGCTGGAGCAGTTCACCTCGGTGATGCAGGAGAAGTTCCTGTCGGGCCAAGACTCGGAGCACATGGACTACCCCCAGATCGACAACGACGAGATGCTGGACGACCACTGGTCCAGGGAGGCCAACTACGACGCAGAGGACAAGTACTTCAACGAAGATTAG